The following DNA comes from Mya arenaria isolate MELC-2E11 chromosome 11, ASM2691426v1.
TAGTCTTCTTGCCTTATGTTACagaaggtaaaaaaaaaaaaaatttaattttagtCAACAGAGTCGCACCTCTAAATTTTTATGTACTCAATTTATCAATGAACCaacaaataccaaaaaaataaataaataggagAAGCTAGAGTTAAAGTGTTCTTAAAATAAaggtaaaaaatgaaatgaataacgTGGGAAAATACTAGCTTAAAAGAGAAACCTATAAATGACAGTATTTTGATAATAGATATACAAGCCTAAACACATTACTATATAAGAGTGCGCAACtattaaaacactacattttgttattgttgtatttaaagtattattttttctctGTTTTAGCTGTTAAGCTGATTTTTGCAACGTATTGCTTTTACTTCTTCTTTGAATTCGCACCGCGTATTTTTGGCTCACTGAATCCTTGAGGCTCATGCCTTTGTCCAGTCATTGTTTCACACATCTTATTCATCATGTTCCATATTTCAGCCTGCTGGGCCTTCATTTCCCTCATTTCAAACGTTGATTCGTGGTGTGCTTCAGCCATTTTTGCAACAGTACTTCTCAGTTGCCGCTGCTCTTCGACCATTTCGTGATGCCCTTTCTCTATTTTAGCATGCAGTTCACTATGTCCCTCTGTAATATTAACGTTCATACCAACTACTTCATCCTTAACTACATCGACATTTGCATTTAAGTTGCTCAATTTTGATGACATTTCAgacattgtttcaatttcaacgTTCCTCTTATTTAAAAGATCAGTAAGCAGAACAATTTTCTCTTGAAGACCTGAAACTTCCACTTTGTGCTCGGTCACCGACGACATCATTTCATCACGGAGACCTTCCGGATACGTCTCGTTGACATTCCTCAGTTCTTTTTCCAGACTTTCAATCCGAGACTGCAGTTTCATTATCTCGTTACTGTTCTGCCATAGCTCTATTTTCTGTTCGTTTATTTCAGATTTTGCCAAATTAAGTTCTTCTTTCGTTTTGTCGAGGACAAGCTTAGTTTCGTAACCTTCTCGTTGCTTAACCATCGCATCTGCGTAGAGAATTTTAAGTCTTTCTCCCTCGCTCTTCTGGGCGTCGTATTTGCGTTCCCATTCTACATACACCTTTTCCAGCTGACCTTTTTTCTCGCTTATAACGTTCTTCAGTGCTGATATTTCCTTTACATGTTCTTCTCTTTTC
Coding sequences within:
- the LOC128209980 gene encoding restin homolog, which produces MRIINSKIIGQQRHNRLNHFPLITQKENMSDFTKSSDSSYCVVTGTGLQKREEHVKEISALKNVISEKKGQLEKVYVEWERKYDAQKSEGERLKILYADAMVKQREGYETKLVLDKTKEELNLAKSEINEQKIELWQNSNEIMKLQSRIESLEKELRNVNETYPEGLRDEMMSSVTEHKVEVSGLQEKIVLLTDLLNKRNVEIETMSEMSSKLSNLNANVDVVKDEVVGMNVNITEGHSELHAKIEKGHHEMVEEQRQLRSTVAKMAEAHHESTFEMREMKAQQAEIWNMMNKMCETMTGQRHEPQGFSEPKIRGANSKKK